In candidate division WOR-1 bacterium RIFOXYB2_FULL_36_35, a single window of DNA contains:
- a CDS encoding (4Fe-4S)-binding protein — protein MKQIVVISGKGGTGKTVVTGSLAALARNKIMVDCDVDAADLHLLLNPKIKETHEFRSGKTAFIDPRLCLKCGKCIKFCRFKAIKPDYSIEPYSCEGCSLCSHICPFNAIQMKYNISGEWFISETKYGHFVHAKLGIAEENSGKLVAKIRQAGRDLAKQYNLDYIIIDGPPGIGCPVIASLTGVNSALIVTEPTLSGLHDAQRVIAVARHFNVPVKMVINKYDLNLDMTYKIENFCTLQNIPVVGEIIFDKQVVESMVAGKPIVEYITGSVKKELVKIWEQLK, from the coding sequence ATGAAACAAATAGTTGTAATAAGCGGAAAAGGGGGAACAGGCAAAACGGTTGTCACGGGATCGCTTGCTGCTTTAGCGCGAAATAAAATTATGGTTGATTGCGATGTTGACGCCGCAGACTTACACCTTTTGCTTAACCCCAAAATAAAAGAAACCCATGAGTTTAGAAGCGGGAAAACAGCTTTTATTGATCCGCGTCTTTGTCTGAAATGTGGTAAATGTATCAAGTTTTGCAGATTTAAAGCGATAAAACCGGACTATAGCATTGAACCTTATTCTTGCGAAGGTTGTTCTTTATGCAGTCATATTTGTCCGTTTAATGCGATACAGATGAAATATAATATTTCGGGAGAATGGTTTATATCAGAAACTAAATATGGTCATTTTGTACATGCAAAACTTGGTATTGCCGAAGAAAATTCCGGAAAGCTTGTGGCAAAAATCAGACAGGCAGGCAGAGATTTAGCCAAACAATATAATTTAGACTACATAATCATAGATGGGCCTCCGGGAATAGGCTGTCCTGTAATTGCCTCTTTAACTGGAGTTAACTCTGCTCTTATCGTTACAGAACCAACCCTTTCAGGCCTTCACGATGCCCAAAGGGTAATAGCTGTGGCGCGGCATTTTAATGTTCCTGTCAAAATGGTAATAAATAAATATGACCTTAATCTGGATATGACTTATAAAATTGAAAATTTTTGCACTCTTCAAAATATTCCTGTTGTCGGGGAAATCATTTTTGACAAACAAGTCGTCGAATCAATGGTTGCTGGAAAACCCATTGTGGAGTATATTACAGGGTCTGTCAAAAAAGAACTTGTAAAAATATGGGAACAATTAAAATAA